The DNA region TCTGGTTACGTGCGGATTGTGCTCGTCAATCCAGATGGTACCCTCAATGAAGCTGTCTCTGACGTGAACGATGCCCCATTCACAATTGACCAGCCCCAGCCAATTCGAGCTGACTCCGTCCTTCGAGATCCCATCCGGACGACGGTGACACTCTCGCGCGGTAAGATTTACCAGCTCGATGGTTACGTCTTCGTAGATAGTGGCGGAGTACTGCGGATTGAGCCAGGCACAATCATCATCGGTGATACCGTTGGGCAGAACTCTGCGCTGTGCATCAATCGCGGAGGTATCATCTATGCCGACGGGCGTCCCGATGCCCCGATTGTCTTCACTAGCTCTGCACCTCCAGGGCAGCGTGCGCCGGGTGATTGGGGTGGTGTGCTGATCTGCGGCCGTGCACGCATCAACAACCCTGGTGGGCAGGCAGCTTTAGAGGGTGGGATTGCCGATGCTCAACGAGTCCGGGGATGGTTCGGTGGCAACGATGACAACGACAGCTCTGGAGTTCTGCGCTACGTCCGGATCGAATTCGCTGGAATTGCGGCCTTCCCGAACCAAGAGCTCAACAGCCTAACGATGGGCGGCGTTGGGCGTCGGACGGTGATTGAGAATGTCCAAGTCTCGTACGCAAATGATGACGCCTTCGAGTGGTTTGGTGGCACAGTAGACGCTCGGAATTTGATCAGCTATGCCACGTTGGACGACGACTTCGACGGTGATAACGGCTGGCGTGGGCGGGTGCAGTTCGGGTTGGTGGTGCGCCGGCCGCAGTTAGCCGACGTTTCTACCAGTCAGGCGTTTGAGATGGACAATGATGCTGCAGCTTCATTCAACCAGCCATATACTGCGCCCATCTTCTCCAACATCACCGTCATTGGTCCGCTCCAGGATACTTCGTGGGCGGCTGGGCAGAATTTCAGCCGATTCTTTGGAGCTGCCATCCAGATCCGCCGTAACGCGCGGACGAGCATCTTCAACTCTGTCATCTTGGGGTGGCCTCGGGGAGTCGAGATTGCGAACACGAACACGATGGCTGCCGCTCAGGCTGACTCCGTACAGATCCGCCACTGTTCCTTCTTCGGTATCAAGGGGACATGGCTGAACTTCGCCGGTGGAACGCCGCCGTCAGGCATGACAACCGACTGGATTGCAACGCCGGCCTTCCGAAACGAGCTCTACAAGGAGTCACCGCTGCTAGCAGCGCTCTACAACCCCTTTGCCTACGACGACAATGTGCTCTTCGATCCGCGGCCGCGACCATCGGCTCCGTACTTGAATACGGCTTCGTTTGATCGTAGCGGAGTCGTTGCCATAGACGATCCCTGGTTCCAGCGTGTCTCCTACCGCGGAGCTTTCCACGATCGCCGCTGGGACCTCCCATGGGCGAACTATGACCCAGTGCGGACAGACTACGCCGTTTCAGTCAATGAACCATGGCATCACTGGGCTACACGACTGGAAGTCTTCCCCAATCCAGTAGCGTCGGAAGTTGCGTGGATCCGGTACGAAGTGCCGATGGATTCGCCAGTACGGCTGGAGATCGTCACGGCCCTCGGTGAAGTCGTGTGGCAGGAGGCAGCACAACTTCTGCCGCAGGGAATCTACGAACGGCCGGTACCGATTGGACTACTGGGTTCTGGAACGTACTTTGTCCGCCTGCAGACTGCCGAAGGAGTTGTCACGCAACCCCTCTGCCGCTTGCGCTAACCCCCGTAGGGATACGGGGCAGCAGCGCCCACAAAAGCCTACGCCCCCGGGTTGCCGGGGGCGTAGGTTTTTTGGGTGGGTGGAGGTATGTACGGCAGGGCGTTGTGGTGGTGAAATTGAGAGGGCAGGGATATCGTGGAGATGGTGGGAGTCGAACCCACGTCCAAGATGTGAACTCAGGAGTCTCTCCATGCTCAGCCACCCTTTCTGACTTCGCTCTGGCGGCTCCGGGTGGCGGGACGTCCAGAGCTATCGCCGTCTCGCTTCAGCGCTTTCGGCGCCCGGCGATGGCCCCGAAGGCACTGCCCATCTGAGGTCCACGCCTGGTGCAGGACGGATGGGCACGTCATCTGCCCAGACGATGGCGCCTAATCCCTCGGATTAGGCGGCCATGCGGTACGAGACCGCGTCGGCACTTTTTGTCCGCCGGTTGTATTAACGTGCTCACCGGCGAAGCACGGCATGCAACCCCTGAGTTCTCTCATCTTGTCGAGACCCAGGTCCATCCCCGTTCGAGCAGTCCTATAGACGTCGTAGCGGCAGTGTATAGTCTACGCCACAACTCAGGCTGACCACTAAGCCTCGGGTTGCGGTCCTAAGCTACCCCGGGGTGTCTCAGGAATGTGCTCCTCGAGCTACGAACATGGGGTAGTACCCATCAGTCTTGGAGGCGCTCCATCCGTTCCGGAGCGCTGACGCCGAGAATTGCGAGTCCGTTACGCAGGACGCGCTGAGTGGCGCGGGCCATGACGAGTCGAGCATGCATTTGCTCTGCTGTCTCTGCTCCGACGATACGGTGACTGTGGTAGAACGAGTGGAAGGCTTGCGCGACTTCGCGGAGGTACTCCGCCAAAAGTTGTGGCTCGTAGAGGCGAGCGGCCTTGCGAACTCGTTCCGGAAAGCGTACGAGGAGCTTAATGAGGGTCTGTTCAGCCGGGAGTACAAGACAGCGGAGATCAGCCGTTTCATCAGGCACAATCCCACGTTCTGCCGCATGCCGAAAGATGGAGCAGATGCGAGCGTGGGCATACTGGAGGTAGAACACAGGATTGGCTTCTGTCTGCTGACGGGCAAGCTCCAGGTCAAATTCCAGATGTGTGCTCGGTGCCCGGAGGAGGAAGAAGAAGCGGACGACATCAGGCCCGACCTCCTCTAATAGCTCGTCGAGCGTGTAGCTCTTGCCAGAACGCTTGGACATCTTGACTTGCTGTCCCCCTTCTACAAGCGTGACGAACTGGTGGAGGACGACTTTGACACAGGAAGTGTCGTATCCTAAGGCGCGGAGGGCTGTCAGCACATCCTCTATTGTCGTGATGTGGTCGGCGCCAAGCACGTCGACGATGAGGTCATAGCCGCGTTCTAGCTTGTCTCGGTGATAAGCGATGTCAGGGAGGCGGTAGGTGCCTTCTCTGCTGGATTTTACGAGTACGCGGTCTTGCCGTCCAAAGCGGCTGAGGGCTATCCAGAGTGCTCCATCTCGCTCGTACACAAGGCCCCGCTCCTGCAGTGCTGCTATGATGGCATCCACCTTACCATCACGGTAGAGCGAGTCCTCGTTGAAGTAGACGTCGTGCCGGATTCCCATGCGTTCTAAGGTCCTCCGGATACGGTCAAAGCACCATGCCTCGGCTATGCGACGGCTGAGGCTGAGGTGCTCTTCATTCGGCTCGCGGAGTGAGTCGCCGTACTGGTGCAGAAGCTCGCGGGCGATTTCCCAGATGTAGTCTCCATGGTAGCCATCTTCGGGGAAGGGATAGTCGTCGCCTAAGAGCTGTCGGTAGCGGGCATAGACGCTCTGTCCGAGGAGCGCCATCTGCCGGCCAGCATTGTTGAAGTAGTACTCCCGCGTTACATCGTAGCCACACCACTGGAGGAGGTTTGCGATCGTATCTCCCAGAGCGGCATTGCGGCCATGGCCTAAATGCAGGGGGCCCGTGGGGTTGGCTGAGACATACTCCACGTTTGCTCGCTTGCCTGCCCCTTCCGAGAGCCGTCCGAATTCGTCGCCGGCATCAGCGATCGTGCGGAGCAACCGAGCGAAGAAGTGTGGAGTAAAGCGGAAGTTGATGAACCCAGGACCTGCGAGCTCCACAGCACAGTCTTCGGGAGGGAGCTGGAGGTGACGCAGGAGTTCCTCTGCAATCTGGCGTGGTGGACGCCGTAGTGGGCGAGCAAGCTGCAGAGCAACGGTCGTAGCAAGGTCCCCATGTTCAGGGACCTTGGGGACCTCTAGCTCTGGGGTTACGAGCCCGGCTGCCCCAATGCGTTCTAATGCCTGCTGTAGAAAGGGCTCAACGTAGCTCTCCAGCAGCATCCTAGGAGCTTTCTACAGTGGGGACACTCACCGTATACAATCGCCGGCTTTGCTCCGAGAAGCGGAGCTGCGGAACGTCACCCCACAGGCGCTCCAGACGATAGTATGCGCGCGTCTGGGGACGGAAGAGGTGGACGACGACGCTGCCATAGTCCAGCAGTACCCATTGCAGGGCTTCCCAACCTTCGCGTCGTGGCTTGGGGATGCCACGCGTGTGCATAGCCTCCTCTATCGCCATCGCTACCGCTTGGATATGGGGCTCTGTCTCGCACGTGGCAAGGACGAAGTAGTCCGCTGGTGCGTTCTTGAGGACCTCGAGGCGTAGCACCAAGATGTCGTCTGCCTTCTTCTCCCACGCAACACGAGCACATAGTTGGGCAATGCCTCTGGACGTTCGGAGCGGTGCCCGCTTCATCGGGATGCAAAGGGCATGGTCTGGAGGATGTCTAACCCCAGCACGAGCGAGCAGTGAACGTAGAGATTGGAGTCTGGACGCGACAGCACCGCTGCTTCCGGTAGTCCGGCAAGCCTTGCTACATAACGAGCAAGACGCTGAGAGCCGACGTGATCCCAGACGGCTGAATGGGTCATAACCGCTTCAGCATTTGCAATCTCCACGACGTCAATGCCGGAGCGCCGCAGGTACTCCATCATCCGGCGAGCGGCTTTAGGGTAGCCACAGGCGTTGAGGATGCGAACCTGTAGGGTCTCTCCAGGTAGCAGCCGCTCCTCTGTGTGCAAAGGGAGGGGGCCTGCGGCCAGGGTCCAGCGGTAGACTAACGACACGCTACCAAGTACCACGAATCCTCCCAAAAGGAGCGTGGCAAGGTTGTACCACCACCGTCGGTGCGCCATGCTGTAGGGTAGTGACGGCTGTCGCAAAAATACGCAAAGCCTTTTCTAGGGGACTTTCTAGGCCGACTTCCAGAGTGAGACACTGCTTCGGAGGGAGAGAGTCTTGCTCAAGCCTCCGGCGAAGATGCCGATACTTCCACTGCCACATGATGGAGGGAGCGATGTCAGCAACTGAGGCTGCCCTACAGACACTGGAAGAGCTGTTGACAACCCTCCAGCGAATGGCATGGCAGCAGCGGGAGGCGCTCGTTGCACTCCGTGTTGGTGTGGTTGAGGCCCTGGCAGCTCAGCAGAACGCTCTCCTGCAGCAGCTCCAGGATTGGCAGCAGCGGTTCGCATCATTACCAGAGACACTGAGGCGAGAGCCTTCCCTCCAACAGCGGTGGAAGCGGTTACGGATTCAGGCAGCAGAGGTGCAGCGTCTGCTACAGCTGAACCGAGTTCTGGCGCAGCGGGCCCAGCACCACACAACGGCGCTTTTGGAGGCACTGCTGCCGGAAGGCTACCTCTATGACCGGCAGGTGCAGTGGTGCAGTGCTGATGAGCTTCTGTGCTCTCCGTAACTGCTCAGAGTTCCTTCCCAGCACATTAGTCGGCAGGTAGTCCTACGCCGCCAGTGATGATGAGGCGTAGCGATACCAAAAGCGGAGGGGAGCTACGACGCGGAGTTGGAAACGCACTGGGAAGACAGTAGCGCTCGCTGCGGTTGCTACGTTGAATTCCCACCGCTCCGGTGCGATGACACCAGCCTTCGATGGCCTCCAGGGTGTCCTGCCCGGCTCTGAGGGCCCTGGGATGTCAGCTTAGAGGCTGGGTTCCGCTGGGGAACTCAGGGGCATTTACATCGCGCATGCTTCTAAGCAGCGCTGCAGCACTATCGCGTTGGCCTATACTCGGCGCAGCGCCATGGACTAGTGCCAGGACTAGGATTTGCTTGACTCCCTGCCGGGCTGGTATGGAGGCAAATGCAAATCCTCGAAGGTGCTAGAGTGCTACAACTGGCGATACCTGGGTGCTGTATGACTGCCTTTGGGGACGTGCCAGTAGCAGGTACCATCCGTCGTGGGCAAGAGCTTGAGCGCTTGCGATGCAGGTGAGAGCTCTGCCGACCTCAAAGACAAGCCCTCCATGAGTTAAGCGAAGCCCCTTGCTCCAATGTTTGAGACTAGGGTTGGAAGAACGCAGGGGCGGAGGCCATAGGTAGGTGGTAGGCAGGATTCCTATTTTTGTCGCTGCCTGAGGTGCAACGGACTGGCGCTGCTCATGGCACGGTACCGCGTAACGCTGATTCCCGGTGATGGTATTGGTCCCGAGGTGATCGGCGCAGCCCGCCGCATCTTGGAGGCTGCTGGTGTTCCGATTGAGTGGGAGGTCTGCGAAGCTGGGGCAAGTGTGTTTCGCAAGGGGATTGAGTCAGGAGTGCCGCCGGAGACGATCGAGTCTATCCGACGAACACGTGTGGTTCTGAAGGGGCCGCTGGAGACACCAGTCGGCTACGGGGAGAAGAGTGCGAACGTGACCCTTCGCAAGCTCTTTGAGACCTATGCCAACATCCGACCTGTGCGGGAGTTCCCGAACGTTAAGACTCCCTACAGTGGGCGGGGAATCGACCTCGTGGTGGTGCGGGAGAACGTGGAGGACCTCTACGCTGCCATCGAACACATGCAGACGCCTGGGGTTGCGCAGGCGCTCAAGCTAATCTCCCGCAAGGGCTGCGAGAAGGTCATCCGCCTCGCTTTTGAACTGGCTCGGGCTGAAGGG from Candidatus Kapaibacterium sp. includes:
- a CDS encoding T9SS type A sorting domain-containing protein; protein product: MAGWLSWYVGLNFGVKMKRVAHVLFGFVVGSSLLLAQLPTSVQLRKPEGGKTYRAGTSQDLEWYWDTTGRGNVYPVWRFQFGTSPNGPWQDLPGATAVKDSGRTRLRYAGGFRVPAVRTTSGYVRIVLVNPDGTLNEAVSDVNDAPFTIDQPQPIRADSVLRDPIRTTVTLSRGKIYQLDGYVFVDSGGVLRIEPGTIIIGDTVGQNSALCINRGGIIYADGRPDAPIVFTSSAPPGQRAPGDWGGVLICGRARINNPGGQAALEGGIADAQRVRGWFGGNDDNDSSGVLRYVRIEFAGIAAFPNQELNSLTMGGVGRRTVIENVQVSYANDDAFEWFGGTVDARNLISYATLDDDFDGDNGWRGRVQFGLVVRRPQLADVSTSQAFEMDNDAAASFNQPYTAPIFSNITVIGPLQDTSWAAGQNFSRFFGAAIQIRRNARTSIFNSVILGWPRGVEIANTNTMAAAQADSVQIRHCSFFGIKGTWLNFAGGTPPSGMTTDWIATPAFRNELYKESPLLAALYNPFAYDDNVLFDPRPRPSAPYLNTASFDRSGVVAIDDPWFQRVSYRGAFHDRRWDLPWANYDPVRTDYAVSVNEPWHHWATRLEVFPNPVASEVAWIRYEVPMDSPVRLEIVTALGEVVWQEAAQLLPQGIYERPVPIGLLGSGTYFVRLQTAEGVVTQPLCRLR
- the argS gene encoding arginine--tRNA ligase translates to MLLESYVEPFLQQALERIGAAGLVTPELEVPKVPEHGDLATTVALQLARPLRRPPRQIAEELLRHLQLPPEDCAVELAGPGFINFRFTPHFFARLLRTIADAGDEFGRLSEGAGKRANVEYVSANPTGPLHLGHGRNAALGDTIANLLQWCGYDVTREYYFNNAGRQMALLGQSVYARYRQLLGDDYPFPEDGYHGDYIWEIARELLHQYGDSLREPNEEHLSLSRRIAEAWCFDRIRRTLERMGIRHDVYFNEDSLYRDGKVDAIIAALQERGLVYERDGALWIALSRFGRQDRVLVKSSREGTYRLPDIAYHRDKLERGYDLIVDVLGADHITTIEDVLTALRALGYDTSCVKVVLHQFVTLVEGGQQVKMSKRSGKSYTLDELLEEVGPDVVRFFFLLRAPSTHLEFDLELARQQTEANPVFYLQYAHARICSIFRHAAERGIVPDETADLRCLVLPAEQTLIKLLVRFPERVRKAARLYEPQLLAEYLREVAQAFHSFYHSHRIVGAETAEQMHARLVMARATQRVLRNGLAILGVSAPERMERLQD
- the rsfS gene encoding ribosome silencing factor — translated: MKRAPLRTSRGIAQLCARVAWEKKADDILVLRLEVLKNAPADYFVLATCETEPHIQAVAMAIEEAMHTRGIPKPRREGWEALQWVLLDYGSVVVHLFRPQTRAYYRLERLWGDVPQLRFSEQSRRLYTVSVPTVESS
- a CDS encoding LytR C-terminal domain-containing protein, with amino-acid sequence MAHRRWWYNLATLLLGGFVVLGSVSLVYRWTLAAGPLPLHTEERLLPGETLQVRILNACGYPKAARRMMEYLRRSGIDVVEIANAEAVMTHSAVWDHVGSQRLARYVARLAGLPEAAVLSRPDSNLYVHCSLVLGLDILQTMPFASR